In Sparus aurata unplaced genomic scaffold, fSpaAur1.1, whole genome shotgun sequence, the sequence AACTATAAACTATCAGACCTGAGAATTTCAAGTCTAcattgtggactctccagtccaacagacagatgctccactcctgaatcctgcaggttgttgttactcaggtccagctctcttaccctagaggactgggagctgaggaCTGacgacagagcttcacagcttctctctgagaggttacagacacTCAGACTGGATgaagaataatgagcagaacaagaCAATTATTTCTCTTTGgatcaataacagcacatttactgcaatCTGAAGAAACTTCTCAACACTTACAGaactttgttggaggctttgaccactggcagcagcctcagaagagcctcctctgaagcagagaatttcttcaggtcaaacacatccagatctttttctgatgacagtaagatgaaggccagagctgaccactgagcaggggacagtttatctgtggagagacgtcctgatctcaggtaccgttggatctcctccactagagaacgatcgttcagttcattcagacagtggaacagattgaagCTTCTCTCAGGAGACAGAGTCTCTTCAAACTTCTTCTTTATGTAACCGACTGTGTCCTGATTTGTCTGTGAGATACTTCTTTTCTGTGTCTGTAGACCTCGCAGAAGagactgattggtctgcagtgaaagaccgaggaggaagcggaggaacaagtccagatgtccatttggactctgtaaggcctcgtctacagcactctggtagagaCGTGTCTCTGTAGATTGGTGGTCTGTAATCTGTTTCTCTGCTAACAGACTGACTCCAGAAttgatgaatgtcagatggacatgaagagcagcgaGAAattcctgaacactcagatggacgaagcagaacaccttgtcctggtacagtcctctctcctctttaaagatctgtgtgaacactcctgagtacactgaggctgctctgatatcgatgccacactctgtcaggtcatATTCATAGAAAATTATGTTTCCTTTCTGCaactgatcaaaagccagttttcccagagactcaatcatcttcctgctctctggagtccagtgtggatctgtctcagctcctccatcatacttgacattcttcactttggcctgaaccaccaggaagtggatgtacatctcagtcagggtcttgggaagctctcctccctctgtggtcttcaacacatcctccagaactgtagcagttatccagcagaagactgggatgtggcacatgatgtggaggcttcgtgatgtcttgatgtgggagatgattttgctggcctgctcctcctctctgaatctcttcctgaagtaatCCTCTTtgtgtgggtcagtgaaccctctgacctctgtcaccatgccaatacacccaggagggatctgattggccgctgcaggtcgtgtggttatccagagttgagcagagggaagcagtttcccgctgatgaggtttgtcagcagcacatccactgaggtggactctgtaacatcagtcaggatgtaagtgttgtggaagtccagaggaagtcgacactcgtCCAGACcgtcaaaaatgaaaacaacctggaactcttcaaagctgcagatttctttggtttcagtgaagaagtgatgaacaagttccaccaagctgaactttttctctttcaccacattcagctctctgaaagtgaatggaaatgtgaactgtatgtcctggttggctttgtcttcagcccagtccagagtgaacttctgtgttaagactgttttcccgatgccagccactccctttgtcatcactgttctgattggttcatctcttccaggtgaggctttaaagatgtcttctcgtctgattgttgtttctggtctgtctggtttcctggatgctgtttcaatctgtctgacctcatgttcatcattgacctctgcagtccctccctctgtgatgtagagctctgtgtagatctgattcagaagggttgggtttcctgctttagcgatcccctcaaacacacactggaacttcttctgaaggttagatttaagtttatgctgacaaactgcagcaagatgttctacatgaacacacaacaaacaagatTATTACGttatttataaagaaaatatgtcaatttccttcccctaaacattgtatatataaacagattcatcatcatcagacttcaGTAAGCTTCTCATTGATCCAACATGTTAAATCATTAGAGatatcctcttactgctctgcagacagtcagccagctcctcctgcttcattctcctcaggaagtgaagtgtgatctttaGAAATGCCtcactgctgctcctcctctgctcttcatcttcACCGTctaacacctcctcatcctccctctgactctcgaAGCATCCTGAGcgatctgaactcagaaccttttggaccttcttcagctcgttcttcacaaaaattacaatgttctcctccagcagctgaaacagaatattatgtgaatgacaacatttaacatcagatccatgttggacagattcaccactggtctgtaaagtgcagcatggagattattgtgaacagactggatggaaaagtagttgttgttcatgtacagaccataaatatggaattcaggtgtgtctgatgctgctggacagatggacctctgggaaccttgGAGCTCTCCTGGTcaactctgtggaggaatcatgaagaatcagtcacattgtgtctgtccactcagggacaaacacaagctgaaggtcctttgagttaaagtgttgatgacatcattgaatcagatggtttcctctgacatcagtgttggtcgtactgctgatcccactgtgaatcaacagtcagtcagtttactgggttgggtcagcagcttgtctggtttagtccctcCAGCTCTTGACCCATTTAAAACCGTGGATagcaacacacagctaacacaagcta encodes:
- the LOC115577894 gene encoding NLR family CARD domain-containing protein 3-like, with product MNTVMKLISFLWTSSFLQHGLLTEFLEDVEANANELLLHNHQLLEENIVIFVKNELKKVQKVLSSDRSGCFESQREDEEVLDGEDEEQRRSSSEAFLKITLHFLRRMKQEELADCLQSICQHKLKSNLQKKFQCVFEGIAKAGNPTLLNQIYTELYITEGGTAEVNDEHEVRQIETASRKPDRPETTIRREDIFKASPGRDEPIRTVMTKGVAGIGKTVLTQKFTLDWAEDKANQDIQFTFPFTFRELNVVKEKKFSLVELVHHFFTETKEICSFEEFQVVFIFDGLDECRLPLDFHNTYILTDVTESTSVDVLLTNLISGKLLPSAQLWITTRPAAANQIPPGCIGMVTEVRGFTDPHKEDYFRKRFREEEQASKIISHIKTSRSLHIMCHIPVFCWITATVLEDVLKTTEGGELPKTLTEMYIHFLVVQAKVKNVKYDGGAETDPHWTPESRKMIESLGKLAFDQLQKGNIIFYEYDLTECGIDIRAASVYSGVFTQIFKEERGLYQDKVFCFVHLSVQEFLAALHVHLTFINSGVSLLAEKQITDHQSTETRLYQSAVDEALQSPNGHLDLFLRFLLGLSLQTNQSLLRGLQTQKRSISQTNQDTVGYIKKKFEETLSPERSFNLFHCLNELNDRSLVEEIQRYLRSGRLSTDKLSPAQWSALAFILLSSEKDLDVFDLKKFSASEEALLRLLPVVKASNKVLLSVCNLSERSCEALSSVLSSQSSRVRELDLSNNNLQDSGVEHLSVGLESPQCRLEILRLSVCDLSERSCEALSSILSSQFSSLRELDLSNNNLQDSGVEHLSIGLKSPHCRLATLRLSVCDLSKRSCEALSIVLSSQSSSVRELDLSNNNLQDSGDVVTEPQQR